The following proteins are encoded in a genomic region of Sebastes fasciatus isolate fSebFas1 chromosome 12, fSebFas1.pri, whole genome shotgun sequence:
- the kiaa0319 gene encoding dyslexia-associated protein KIAA0319 produces MMWKKTFLLLLHSLEAVVASQCWQGATFSEVVVSPALESSGILRVPGVASLPQCVAACCDLPGYDLAWLFEGRCYVLSCQQRENCQPRERPGADSFLAFLRRASPQTLVLQSLVRGAPYGGRWGDLSRSSEAPGDLEALKDLALFDGPRQDFSDPGVLDGEYPEEERGGEMTTNQGREKFNQSEAEDGPDSSVDQNRTSSVGNTSQGDQDKTWRPSDPAAAVSDSCIHLHHFITSSMSLCLQTDSTSPTPLLLLKPTTVSTQHDYIRTSLPTPATPLWPTSATTQPAADRPLMVSPGNPVERTPPTVKLDASPSPEHTTDLLKQLQSAAPPTSTLPPDRSVTSDPNTSPAPSTNPPTGTRPSADSVSEVTGSNRGPVAIVGPDRKLLLPVSSLSLDGGRSTDDRGIVSYHWDAVSGPPGLKMEGADQAVATATGLRVGRYTFRLTVCDQQGATDRASLTVRVQEARIFPPVAHASGSHTLSLPNSSVVLRGSMTEGDQNQVQYMWVRDSQSPAAGDVLYGSETQASLYLANLVEGTYLFQLRVTDAQGRSSTATATVEVRPEPGGGEEVELEMLVSVSQVSVAQRDTVVRQLAALIHVLDGDIQVRALQGHSHLSTVLRFSVWGPSGPIPGSRLVGLLRNQLLREKSDYLLFRVLRVDTVVCLLRCSGHGQCDPITKDCTCDPFWTENLIRRYLGNGESNCEWRVLYVILTSFILMVLILSISWTFICCCKRRRQTKVRKKTRYTILDNMDEQERVELRPKFSIKHRSTEHNSSLMMSESELDSDQDTIFSRDRPVRSRNRISAHAARNGNAFG; encoded by the exons ATGATGTGGAAGAAgacgtttctgctgctgcttcacagccTGGAAG cTGTAGTGGCGTCTCAGTGCTGGCAGGGGGCGACCTTCTCTGAGGTCGTGGTGTCCCCGGCGTTGGAGAGCAGCGGGATTCTGCGGGTACCCGGCGTGGCGTCTCTGCCGCAGTGCGTGGCGGCGTGTTGCGACCTGCCGGGCTACGACCTGGCCTGGCTGTTCGAGGGCCGCTGCTACGTTCTGAGCTGCCAGCAGAGGGAGAACTGCCAACCCCGAGAGAGACCCGGCGCCGACTCCTTCCTTGCCTTCCTGCGGCGAGCGTCCCCACAGACGCTGGTGCTGCAGTCGTTGGTGAGAGGAGCGCCGTACGGCGGCCGCTGGGGGGACCTCTCACGCTCCTCTGAGGCCCCCGGGGACCTGGAGGCCCTGAAGGACCTCGCCCTGTTCGACGGGCCCCGGCAGGACTTCTCCGACCCCGGCGTGCTGGATGGCGAGTatccagaggaggagagggggggggagatgACGACCAATCAGGGAAGAGAAAAGTTCAACCAGTCAGAGGCAGAGGATGGTCCAGACAGCAGCGTGGACCAGAACAGAACCTCCTCTGTGGGGAACACCAGTCAGGGAGACCAGGACAAAACCTGGAGACCCAGTGaccctgctgctgcagtgagTGATTCATGTATtcatcttcatcacttcatcact tctaGCATGTCTCTCTGTTTACAGACTGATTCAACATCACCGACGCCGTTACTGCTACTGAAACCAACAACTGTCTCCACCCAACACGACTATATAAGGACTTCACTTCCCACCCCTGCCACGCCCCTTTGGCCCACCAGCGCGACCACACAGCCAG CTGCAGACCGACCCCTGATGGTGTCCCCTGGTAACCCTGTAGAGAGGACGCCGCCCACCGTTAAACTTGATGCTTCACCTTCCCCTGAACACACAACTg ACCTGCTGAAGCAGCTCCAGTCAGCAGCTCCACCGACCTCCACCCTCCCCCCAGACAGAagcgtgacctctgaccccaacaCCAGCCCAGCTCCCAGCACCAACCCTCCAACCGGGACCAGGCCCTCTGCAGACTCTG TGTCAGAGGTCACGGGGTCAAACCGTGGCCCGGTGGCCATTGTGGGTCCTGACAGGAAGTTGCTCCTCCCGGTGAGCAGCTTGTCACTGGACGGCGGCAGAAGCACCGATGACCGCGGCATCGTCAGCTACCACTGGGACGCCGTCAG TGGTCCCCCGGGGTTAAAGATGGAGGGAGCAGACCAGGCAGTAGCCACGGCGACGGGCCTTCGGGTGGGACGCTACACCTTCAGACTGACGGTTTgtgaccagcagggggcgacagACAGAGCTTCACTGACCGTCAGGGTCCAGGAAG CCAGAATCTTTCCTCCCGTTGCTCACGCCAGCGGCAGCCACACCCTCTCTCTGCCCAACAGCTCCGTGGTCCTCCGGGGCTCCATGACTGAAGGAGACCAGAACCAGGTCCAGTACATGTGGGTCCGAGACAGCCAGAGTCCTGCTGCTGGG GATGTGCTGTACGGCTCTGAGACTCAGGCCTCCCTCTACCTGGCAAACCTGGTGGAGGGAACCTACCTGTTCCAGCTGAGGGTGACTGATGCTCAAGGGCGTTCCAGCACAGCCACGGCCACCGTGGAGGTCCGACCAG AGCCCGGCGGAGGCGAGGAGGTGGAGCTGGAAATGCTGGTGTCGGTGTCTCAGGTCAGCGTGGCTCAGAGGGACACGGTGGTCCGACAGCTCGCCGCTCTGATCCACGTCCTCGATGGCGACATCCAGGTCCGAGCGCTGCAGGGACACTCACACCTCAG cacgGTGTTGCGGTTCTCGGTCTGGGGCCCCTCGGGGCCGATCCCTGGCTCCAGGCTGGTGGGTCTACTGAGAAACCAGCTGCTCAGAGAGAAGAGCGACTACCTGCTGTTCAGAGTCCTGAGAGTCGACACCGTCG TGTGCCTGCTTCGCTGCTCGGGCCACGGTCAGTGTGATCCAATCACTAAGGACTGCACATGTGACCCCTTCTGGACGGAGAACCTGATTCGTCGATATCTCGGCAATGGAGAGAGCAACTGTG AGTGGAGAGTTCTGTACGTCATCCTGACCAGCTTCATCCTCATGGTCCTCATCCTGTCCATCAGCTGGACCTTCATCTGCTGCTGCAAGAG GAGGAGACAGACCAAAGTGAGGAAGAAGACCAGATACACCATCCTGGACAACATGGACGaacaggagagggtggagctcagACCCAAATTCA GTATCAAACACCGCAGCACAGAGCACAACTCCAgtctgatgatgtcagagtCAGAGCTGGACAGCGACCAGGACACCATCTTCAGCCGGGACCGACCCGTCCGAAGCAGGAACCGGATCAGCGCCCATGCCGCCCGCAACGGAAACGCCTTCGGCTGA
- the aldh5a1 gene encoding succinate-semialdehyde dehydrogenase, mitochondrial: MSPLCVLKTRLFFRQVSPVLRLPITAMQRHYSLDVAAPLLRTQGYVDGRWLPTASVFPVLDPATGQEIARVSDCGPAEAKLAVDAAYKAFHSWKLYSAKERSILLRKWFELMTLHKEDLAKLITFECGKPMQESLGEVGYSASFMEWFSEEARRVYGDIVPSPARDRKILLLKQPVGVASIITPWNFPSAMITRKVAAALAAGCTVVVKPAEDTPLSALALAELAEQAGIPPGVFNVVPCSREKTPSVGEVLCTDPLVAKISFTGSTATGKVLLKLAADTVKKASMELGGHAPFIVFDSADVDKAVVGAMASKFRNSGQTCVCSNRFLVQSGIHDRFMEKLGRTMDAELRLGHGSEPGTTQGPLINSRAADKVVHQISDAVSKGAKVLKGGKRLDGSFMEPTLLADVTTDMICTKEETFGPLLPVIRFNTEEEALAIANASNVGLAGYFYSQDVSQIWRVAEALEVGLVGVNEGLLSTPEATFGGVKQSGLGREGSKYGIDEYLDVKYMCFGGLKP, encoded by the exons ATGTCCCCTCTCTGTGTGCTGAAGACTCGGCTCTTCTTCCGGCAGGTCTCCCCGGTCCTCCGCCTCCCCATCACCGCCATGCAGAGACACTACAGCCTGGATGTCGCCGCTCCTCTGCTGCGGACGCAGGGCTACGTGGACGGCCGCTGGCTCCCCACAGCCTCGGTGTTCCCGGTGCTGGACCCGGCCACCGGGCAGGAGATCGCCCGGGTGTCAGACTGCGGCCCGGCGGAGGCCAAGCTGGCTGTGGACGCTGCGTACAAGGCGTTTCACTCCTGGAAGCTGTACAGCGCTAAG GAGAGGAGCATCCTGTTGAGGAAATGGTTCGAGCTGATGACGCTGCACAAAGAAGACCTGGCCAAGCTGATCACCTTCGAATGT ggTAAACCCATGCAGGAGTCTCTCGGGGAGGTGGGGTACTCCGCCTCCTTCATGGAGTGGTTTTCGGAGGAGGCTCGCCGAGTGTACGGCGATATCGTCCCGTCACCCGCCAGAGACCGAAAGATCCTCCTCCTCAAACAGCCTGTGGGCGTCGCCTCCATCATCACACCA TGGAACTTCCCCAGCGCGATGATCACCAGGAAGGTCGCGGCTGCTCTGGCCGCCGGCTGCACGGTGGTGGTGAAACCGGCCGAGGACACGCCGCTGTCGGCGCTGGCTCTGGCTGAG CTGGCGGAGCAGGCGGGGATCCCGCCGGGGGTGTTTAACGTGGTCCCGTGCTCCAGAGAGAAGACTCCATCGGTTGGGGAGGTTCTCTGCACCGACCCTCTGGTGGCCAAGATCTCCTTCACTGGCTCCACCGCCACCGGCAAG GTGCTGCTGAAACTGGCTGCTGACACCGTGAAGAAGGCGTCCATGGAGCTGGGAGGCCACGCCCCCTTCATCGTGTTTGACAGCGCTGACGTCGACAAGGCGGTGGTCGGAGCCATGGCCTCCAAGTTCAGGAACTCTGGACAG ACCTGCGTGTGCTCCAACCGCTTCCTGGTGCAGAGCGGCATCCACGATCGCTTCATGGAGAAGCTGGGCCGAACGATGGATGCCGAGCTCCGCCTGGGTCACGGCTCAGAGCCCGGTACCACCCAAGGGCCGCTCATCAACTCCAGAGCTGCAGACAAG GTGGTCCACCAGATATCAGATGCAGTGTCCAAGGGAGCGAAGGTGCTGAAGGGCGGGAAGCGTCTGGACGGGTCCTTCATGGAGCCCACTCTGCTGGCCGACGTCACCACAGACATGATCTGCACCAAGGAGGAAACCTTCGGCCCGCTGTTGCCCGTCATCAG gtttaACACAGAGGAAGAGGCTCTGGCTATCGCTAACGCATCGAATGTCGGGCTGGCAG GTTACTTCTACTCGCAGGATGTCAGTCAGATCTGGCGGGTGGCGGAGGCGTTGGAGGTGGGTTTAGTTGGAGTCAACGAGGGCCTCTTGTCCACCCCGGAGGCCACATTCGGCGGGGTCAAACAGTCCGGTTTGGGCCGCGAAGGCTCCAAGTACGGCATTGACGAATATCTGGATGTGAAGTACATGTGCTTCGGAGGCCTGAAACCCTGA